In the genome of Scylla paramamosain isolate STU-SP2022 chromosome 10, ASM3559412v1, whole genome shotgun sequence, the window gtgtgttttgagcatgttttggggtattttggccACACGTGCCCCCCAATAACCCAAATAATGTAACTTAAACACCACAACCTCACCAGATCTTACCGTAACATATCCAGGACAGGTCTATTATACCCACAAGGGCTTGCCACACTCTAGACACTGCGCAGGTACCTGTGAAAagtctccctgcctcccctcccctaatgtaactctctctctctctccaggcaagAGATATGTCTATAAAGTAAAAGAGAATGTGATAGTGTGGGAGAGATTGTGATGGGAATGTGTGagtgagaataaaataaataagtagtaaatagataaaaaaaaggggtgTCTATAGCTGTGTTAGCTGGTCACCACCACTCACATTGCACcactctcctccactcactgccaccactctcctccactcattgccaccacttctccactcactaccaccacttcacTCCACTCATAGCCACCACTCCACTCCATTTgcacttctctcctccactcacaGCCACCACTCCActgctctcctccactcactAACATCACTTACCTCCACAGACCAAAACCAGCAGATCTTCTGGGTGGCTTTCAAGACTCCAGCTTGACCTTCAAGACACTCAAGCACACCAGGATCTTCCTCCAGGAGACAGGACAACTCACCAGAATCTGAccagctaacctaacctttagGGGACTAGAGGTTGTGGCACTATAGCCTATATGACCCCATTAAATCcccaataagaataagaacaaagtgaaaaactATTACCACCAAGATTCTATACTATTTCCACTGAAAGGATGTTTCAGCCACGGCCATGTGGGTGTAAGGGCCAGAGGACATGTTTGCTGTGTGAGAAAGAGATGGGAGAGCAAGTGATGTCCTCCTGGGTCACGCATACCCAGAAGGTAACATAACCACAACATGCTacttggctgagagagagagagagagagagagagagagagagagagagagagagagagagagagagagagagagagagagattcaactcAATGCTTAAATCTGttctgttaaaaaaataaataaaataataataataaattcacAAAATATGAATTGTGCTTACAGTCATATTGTTTGTTCCAGGAACATGCTCTTGTTTACTGTCCTGAGTGTGatctggcctggcctggctgggaTACCAACTCCTGGAAGTGTCACCCCAATCaccagggagaaggaagagtgtggGTTGATACACAACTTAGGGGACATTCTGTCAGAACAATATTGTCTTTTCAGCCATAGATAAAAGTGTTAAATCATTAATTTTAtaacttttcatttctttcactcattttctgTTCTCTAtggataattttatttttttctgctgtcTTTAACTCTTGCTAAATTAGCTCTTTGAAGTTAGATTTTTCATACTGGCTATACAGGATGTAAcgtgagtttctgcaaatactgaaagaggtgaaagaacgtgtaattctaattagaaaatgttctatacacagatgcattttaaggctttgtttacctgtcagaggagttgaaaatgtaagGGTGTACTATGCATGTAGCTGTGGTGATGGACAGACagttgcattgtcgcagcctcagaggtgccacttgctcaaattacaaatggttttatcgtattttttgcaggctgtggaatattacaatATCTTGTAACAAGACAAACagtattaaaaagcatgtaatttactgataagcattacatgacaacattattgcattattgattaaaagtactcctatAAAAttctacgtggcatcatcaaagtGAGGGAGGACGGGGGAGCAAGTctgagcgaccttgaaaacagaaGAGTGATGATGCTGCAtggcattttacaggagtacttttaatcaccacaGTAATGTtctcgtgtaatgcttatcggtaaattacatgcttttcaacaccatttgtcttgttatgagatactgtaatattccacagcctggaaaaaaatacaataaaagcaTTTGTAATTTGAGCATGTGGCACCTCTGAGGCTGCGACATTGCAACTGTCTGTCCATCATCTCAGCTACACACATAGTACACCCTTACATTTTCTACTTctctgacaggtaaacaaaccctgaaaatgcatatgtgtatagaacattttctatttAGAATtgcacgttctttcacctctttcagtatttgcagaaacttgtgttacacaatttccttctccctcccaaaTCCTGCTCATACAAAATAATCTCAGGTTTCCAGGAGTGAAAATAATTCAGAACTTTATatctgaggaagaagaaagaacactcATGGATTCCATTGATGAGGTGCCTTGGGATTTGTCTCAGAGTGGCAGAAGGAAACAAGTGAGTGAAAGTGTTACTCATTTGCACAGATTACTTCAGCTTAAAAAATGCAGTCTTCTGTGATCTGTTTAGCTTGTTCTGTAAATAACATCATAATGGAACTTTCATTTCGCCCCTTTTGTGAATCAGTCATCATGGTGCATCTCTAATAATAGTACCGGAGAAAATCATGATCAGTGACACTTTTATCCTGCATAAAAGTAATTAGAGCATGTTTAAAACTTTGCCCAAATCTCaaatttttgttaatttcattTAGTGAAAATAGGTTGTATATTTATAAATTTTTGTCCCTTCTAGAATTATGGACCAAAATGTAACTTCAAAAAGAGACGTGTAAGGTGTGACACCTTCTCAGGCTACCCAGCCTTCACCAAGTACATACAGGACCGCTTTGCCATGGTTGATATCCTCCGCAATTTCCAGACAGTGGAGCAGTGTTCCCTTGAGTACTCTCCAGAGAGAGGTGCATCCATTGACCCACATATTGATGATTGCTGGATATGGGGTGAGAGGATACCAACACTCAGTCTGCTACTTGACTCTACTCTCACCTTAAGAAAATTTAACGGCCctgaaacaaaatataatttaGTGGACCGCAAAACCTACCCTTCACAAGTGGAAGATGGTAGGGTTAAGGGAGATGGCACATTAGGTGAAGAGTATGCCAAACTCCAAACACAGACTGGTGATATCCAAGCAGGTGACAATGCTGAGGAAAAATACTCAAGCTTGATGTCACAACCAACAGGGTGCTCAATGCCAGATGTGGTGCGTGTACCCATGCCTCGACGCTCCTTGTTGGTGCTGTATGGGCCACCTCGATACGACTGGGAACATGGGATACTGAGAGAGGACATTCCTTCCAGGAGGGTGTGCATCACATACAGAGAATTAACACCCACCTATCTCCCTTGTGGCCCAAAAGCTAAAGTGGGTGAGGCTATCCTGCAGGCAGGGAAAGTGTTCTGGGACCACCACAGTTATTACTCACTGGATCAGGAAGGTACTGTTGAAACGTGACCAAAGTGACACCTCCATAGAACAGTGAGAGGAACTTATGTAAATGTCATGCTACCACTTGCTCACGTTTTAATCATGAACTTCATTTTTATAAAACTAGAACAATATGAAATGTtctggtaaatcatttttttattgataaattactttatatatatatatatatatatatatatatatatatatatatatatatatatatatatatatatatatatatatatggagagagagaggggggggataaTTTTATTAGTTCACATGGCTGTGTTAAATCCTGTTCTATGTATGACTGTGTTTATTGCAATTAgtaatctttgtttttttccagtcACATCACTTATGATGTATCATGAATGGAAAGTCTTGTACGCATTTATTATATTACAGATGGAGTGAAAAGGTGAAATGTGTCCCTTATCACAAGATAATAATTATACTCTTTTtccaaaattaatatataatttTAATGCATCCACCTAATATCATTCGCTACATTTGCAAACATTATATAAATCATAATGTACATCTCAACAACctccataaaaataaacaaatcttcCCTAAAGATGCCCTTACTGTACACCTTCTGTATCATAAGCTATGAAACTTGCAAACTTTTTATAGCCTGATATctaactttcctttctctatctgCCCTTGAGCTTCATGCTTTTAACTCACTCTGCAGTGGAATACAAAGGGATAGAGCTAATACACTTCACCACTATGGGAATATTCAATCAGCTGGAAGGCATCAGTTAAGCTAAGAGAGGCAGAAAAACAGGCAGAGGGAAAAGTCATCCTTACACAGGGAATCAAAAGGAGCCAAGGAGAAGCTTTTGCCACATACAAAGTGCAGGTTATCATGAGGCttcactgttttgttttttttttctcagtatattCAATATTACATTGTTTAAAAATCTGAGGGTAATTTCTGGAAAGCATAAAGAACAGTTAATGAAATATTTACCACTATATGCTGGTAAACATCACTGCTTTAAGCCTctttaatatgttttttttatacattactaCAATGACCATGTACACAATCTGTATTCATGGTTTACATCCATTTCACTTATGCAATGCAAAGTAGATATGGTcataatatttattttgttcaatTGGGATTCACGTTAACATAAGATGGTGATGAATACTAATGGAGATCTGTGATGTAAGCttagttttctttcatcctttcttccttttagtcACATTCCTGTATGAAACAGACCTGTTTTATCAGAATACCAAAATATTCTTTCTTCACTAAAGTCTTTCAGATTTCTGTTCAATTAAGCATCTCTGCTAACATTCAATATTCAACAATTTATTGATCAATATTTGTGAATAACAATCACTCTTGTTCCGATTCTAGTTATCTGAATTCCTCCCACATGCATGTAGTACAATTAAAGAACCATGGCCAGCCAGCCTGCAATCAGCAACATTCCTCCGTAGGGTGTGTACTGTCTGATGTTCTTGGATCCCGTCAGTGCATAAAAGTAGCAAGTGCCACAGAAAATAGCTGTCCCAGTGAATATAAGTGTGCCAGCCTGGAAACAAAGATTATATTTGCTAAGAGTTCCATCTTAATAATTCTAGAGCACAGTGATTTAAATATGAAATAGCAAAATCTCTGCATGCAAAGTTAGTACAGTAAgatccctcttatccagcatcaacgggaccgccgacatgccagatacttgaatagaagtgaaattatgtccacaatcaccaccctacactcacgcatcttaccataacaaagatcagctgatcttaatcagcagctgatctgatcagctgcttaagtgtaagcacaacacgcttcctcttttctacaactttaggcatgatcaaggcgtcaggcgataaacagtgcacacgcaggactgagtcactgagtaaacacagtgcagtgggccgcgggtggcgcgaagcagtgcgctctggtggcgaggggacaaagtatgcctcgcgcgggaattttaatcaattttatgaatacacattgattttttattgattttaaggctcggggaaaaatgtgccggatacttgaagctgccggatactcgaatgccggatgagagggattttactgtaccctaAATATTGAAGGTTTTCTAATGCAGCTAAAGATATGAACAATAACCTTTGGCATATGGTTTGTATAATAGCCACTTCCAGACAAGAGAAAGTTTGTGCAAACATGATGAAAAGGATTTACCAATACCaatctcgtgcccacgctcttgaatcttctgagttttccaccatctggctacgactacagagtcactctcaaactaaatttatctgtgctgtatacctctcacctaactcctctgactataagaaattctttgactacttaacttccaaagtggagcacattctgactctcttcccttttgcagagatctccattcttggagacttcaatgttcaccaccagctttggccttcctctcccttcactgaccatcctggtgaactagccttcaactttgctatcctccacgacaaagagaaattggtgcaacaccctacttgtattcctgaccgtcttggagatacgcccaacattcttgaccttttcctgacctctaatccttctgcttattctgtcacccattcttctccgttgggctcctccgatcacaatctcatctctgtatcttgtcctatcgctccaatcactcctcaagatccccctaagcaaaggtgcctctggcattctGCCTCtggtagttggggggacctgaggaggtattttgctgattttccttggaatgactactgcttccgtgtcagagacccatctttgtgtgctgagcgcgtAACAgtggtgataatgtctggcacggaagcgtacattcctcactctttttctcgacctaaaccttccaaaccttggtttaacacagcttgttcttgtgctatacatgatagagaggtggcccacaaaaggtacttaagccttccatcaccagaatctcatgcactttatatttctgcccggaaccatgccaagtctgttctccaactagccaaaaactccttcattaacagagtgtcaaaacctttcaagatctaactccccttgtgacttctggcacctagccaaaaatatctccaataactttgcttctccttttcctcctttatttcaaccagatggcaccactgctatcacatctatttctaaagctgaactctgctcaaacctttgctaaaaactctaccttggatgattctgggcttgttcctccctctcctccaccctctgactacttcatgctacctattaaaattcttcgcaatgatgttttccatgccctggctggcctaaaccctcggaaggcttatggacccgatggggtccctcctattgttctccgaaactgtgcctctgtgcttgcaccttatctagtcaaactctttcagctctgtctgtcaacatccacctttccttcttgctggaagtttgcctacattcagcctgttcctaaaaagggtgaccgttctaatccctcaaactaccgtcctattgctttaatttcctacctatctaaagttttttaatctatcctcaacaggaagattcttaaacatctatcacttcacaaccttctatctgatcgccagtatgggttccgtcaaggccgctctactggcgatcttctggctttccttactgagtcttggtcgtcctcttttagagattttggtgaaacatttgctgttgccttggacatatcaaaagcttttgatagagtctggcacaaagctttgatttccaaactaccctcctatggcttctatccttctctctgtaacttcatctcaagtttcctttctgaccgttctactgctgctgtggtagatggtcactgttcttctcctaaatctatcaacagtggtgttcctcagggttctgtcctgtcacccactctcttcttattattcattaatgatcttctaaaccaaacttcttgtcctatccattcctacgctgatgataccaccctgcacttttccacgtcttttcatagacgtccaacctttcaggaagtaaacatttcacgaagggaagccacagaacccttgacttctgatctttctaaaatttctgattggggcagagcaaacttggtattgttcaatacctcaaaaactcaattcctccatctatcaactcaacacaaccttccagacaactatcccctcttcttcaatgacactcaactgtccccctcttctacactgaacatcctcagtctgtcctttacttataatctgaactggaaacttcacatctcatcgctagctaaaacagcttctatgaagtcaggcattctgagacgtctccgccagtttttctcacccccccagctgctaactgtacaagggccttatccatccatgtatggagtatgcttcacatgtctgggggggtttcactcatactgctcttctagacagggtgcaatcaaaagcttttcatctcatcaactcctctcctctaactgactgtcttcagcctctctctcatcgccgcaatgttgcatctctagctgtcttccaccgctattttcatgctaactgctcttctgatcttgctaactgcatgcctcccctcctctcgcagcctcgctgcacaagactttcttctttctttcacccctattctgtccacctctctaacgcaagagttaaccagtattctctatcattcatccctttctctggtaaactctggaactccctgcctgcttctgtatttccaccttcctatgacttgaattccttcaagagggaggtttcaagacagttatcctttaagttttgactactgctttggaccctttttatgggactggcatttcagtgggcttttttttttttatcggatttttgttgcccttggtcagtgtccctcctacataaaaaaaataaaataaataaattaaaaaaaaaaaaaaaatatatatatatatatatatatatatatatatatatatatatatatatatatatatatatatatatatatatatatatatatatatattaatttctcttaATACCATTAGCAAAGCTCTTTCTCTGGGCTTAATCTCTCACCAGTTTGGGTCGTCGGCAGAGAGGTACACCAAGCAGCGCTAGTGTGTGCAAGAAGTGGTATCTGTTGGCTGTCTCATACACTTGCTTCAGCTCCTCAGGGTAATCTCGCcgataaaacactgaaaaccaGAGTTAAATGTTCTGTGTAATGCTAGGAGATGCTGCTTTCAATacaaaaaatcttgaaaatctTGCAACAAGACAACTATATGCAATGCTTTGAAGTCTAAATTTAATCATAGTTGACTGAGATTTTATAGAAAGCATTTATACAAAATAACTGATAATTCATTTAAACATCTAAAGACTACTTATTAATATACAaagttaatattaatattgcCTTCAGAAATGGATAGTTAAGACAGCAtgcctttttttcatcatagaaacaaaaatacaaaggagGATGTTTCGTGTTCCCATGCTCCATtccttttagttatttttaATGACACAGAACAGGAATGTCCTTCCAATCTGGCTGCAAAGTGCAAACCCAAACAATGTTTCCCACCATATCAAAGTTTCCTGATGACACACAAAACAGTTATAAAGATAAGCCCAAAAAACAACAGTGCAAAAAACACTGGTAGTACATACCATGGGCACCATATGCCCCAAGAGCAACAGCTGAGGCGCCTGAGATGCCAGCAAGGCGTACAAACCAGCGTGCATATGAGGGGATGTTAAGCATGTTGACAGGAACTTCAGAAACTTTCTCAGACACCTGCTTTGCAACCTGATGACCACCACTCTGAAATATGCAAATAACATTGAAAGTGACATTTTTCAAGTAATTTTTCCTATactagaaaacaagaaaataacaattgaCTCATCTTTATGAAAAATTCCCAGGaaattcttttactctttcaccagtctcaacatggcttttcCTATACTTTTCATCAGATAGTTCTAATTCTGAGTAATTTGAACCCTCATGTATACCCACtgcaaattatttataatgatgacagtgattTTTTGAGATTTATCTGTTCTGGGGAGAAGCAAAATTAGTTCAGTTGGGTTTggtaagtttggttaggttacattagtttggtgagattaggttagtttggcTAGGTTTGATTAGTTTGgtttgttaggttagcttagtttgatttggttagtttggttacattaagttagtttggtttggttagattcatttggtcaggttaggttatttgTTTAGGTGGTGGTGCATGACAGCCAGCTGACAGCCACGGTGAGTGGCTGCTAGTCCTCTTGAGGGGAACATTGCCAGGGAGTGTTACTGCTGTGTTACTTATTTGTGAAGACCaagatattttgtttttctggtacattttcatctgttttgtattaatctgCTTTTTGTTTCTATTACAAATCATTAATTTTTAAGgtggtagaaaataaaaacatgatttgtgggaaaaacaactacctgaaaaaaaaatagtttcgtcCAGAATAGAAAGACtgcagaaagagtaaaaaatttACCTCAGTCTGTCTTCATCTCTTTGAATTATTTCCTAAGTTAGATTGATTCTGGTGGAGACTTATAGAGGTTGAGCCACAAAATAAGACAGCTAATTAATTCCACTGAGGGGAGAAATTGTGGTGGAGTTCCCAGCATTAGTTCATCCTATTAAAAATTTTGCTTTTATGATCAAATCTGCTCAGCTTTTAGAAGAAGCAATCATGAGTCATAGGAAGCAGCACACTGTGCACTCACTGTCAATGCATGATGCCAACACAATCAACCAAATAGCACAATTGTCTGCTAAACAGACAGAGAATGTATTTTGCATTGGCAAGCTGCTTATCCACTGGCTAACAATTAATTGTATTATCTTAGAAATCTGACAACAACCATAAAAATAGACagaatgtgtatatatatacaaaaactcaattcctccatatattaacttgacacaacctttcagacaactatcccctcttcttcaatgacactcaactgtccccctcttttacactgaacatcctcggtctgtcctttacttataatctgaactggaaacttcacatctcatctctagctaaaacagcttctatgaagttgcgCGTTCTGAgaagtctcctccagtttttctcaccaaccctaactctgtacaaggaccttatccgtccatgtatggagtatgcttcacatgtctgggggggttccattcatactgctcttctagacagggtggaatcaaaagcttttcatctcatcaactcctctcctctaactgactgtcttcagcctctctctcatcgccgcaatgttgcatctctagctgtcttctaccgctattttcatgctaactgctcttctgatcttgctaactgcatgccttccctcctcccacggcctcgctgcacaagactttcttctttctctcacccctattctgtccacctctctaacgaaagagttaaccagtattctgtcattcatccctttctctggtaaactctggaactccctgcctgcttctgtatttccaccttcctatgacttgaattccttcaagagggaggtttcaagacacttatccttcaatttttgactactgctttggaccctttttatgggactagcatttcagtgggcatttttctttatcagatttttgttgtccttggtcagtgtccctcctacataaaaaaaaaaataaataaataaataaaaagaatatatatatatatatatatatatatatatatatatatatatatatatatatatatatatatatatataagaaaaataacagaattATCTAATACAGACACCTTGGTGTCCTGAACTCTTGTCCCTACACTCATTCACTGAAGTGTGTGATCATAAACAACCATAAGAATGAAtgtcacaaacaaacaataaacccATCactaaatttgcagtttcacccaatatccccaatctctacccacatCCCTCCAACCCCTCcagcaagcttgggggcctgtgggcaaccagggtttttttttttagggtgggGGGGCACACACGAGTGATATA includes:
- the LOC135104309 gene encoding alpha-ketoglutarate-dependent dioxygenase alkB homolog 4-like; its protein translation is MFQPRPCGCKGQRTCLLCEKEMGEQVMSSWVTHTQKEHALVYCPECDLAWPGWDTNSWKCHPNHQGEGRVFPGVKIIQNFISEEEERTLMDSIDEVPWDLSQSGRRKQNYGPKCNFKKRRVRCDTFSGYPAFTKYIQDRFAMVDILRNFQTVEQCSLEYSPERGASIDPHIDDCWIWGERIPTLSLLLDSTLTLRKFNGPETKYNLVDRKTYPSQVEDGRVKGDGTLGEEYAKLQTQTGDIQAGDNAEEKYSSLMSQPTGCSMPDVVRVPMPRRSLLVLYGPPRYDWEHGILREDIPSRRVCITYRELTPTYLPCGPKAKVGEAILQAGKVFWDHHSYYSLDQEGTVET
- the LOC135104311 gene encoding transmembrane protein 256 homolog; this translates as MVGDGYSWLWNNPVTREVARCPKRFGDLVWGSNHHWSGGHQVAKQVSEKVSEVPVNMLNIPSYARWFVRLAGISGASAVALGAYGAHVFYRRDYPEELKQVYETANRYHFLHTLALLGVPLCRRPKLAGTLIFTGTAIFCGTCYFYALTGSKNIRQYTPYGGMLLIAGWLAMVL